A region of Moorena producens PAL-8-15-08-1 DNA encodes the following proteins:
- a CDS encoding DUF4291 domain-containing protein produces MQRGLGGFPHERLHQDNEQERITMMLVKTPYLNQVSGWPKTGRHILAQFDDTSIVVYQAFCPAIGHFASKHGYFGGEFRLNRMSWIKPNFLWMMYRSGWGTKAGQEVILAVSIQRTAFETILAAAVHSQFVPDLYSSETVWKQALKQSSVRLQWDPDHDPSGKKLERRAIQLGLRNEVLAQYARDWIINIEDISEFVQEQYRNVRSNNWNDLITPDEAVYPVTQSNLAIKLGLSAIELE; encoded by the coding sequence ATGCAGCGCGGTCTTGGGGGTTTCCCCCATGAGCGACTGCATCAAGACAATGAGCAGGAAAGGATTACTATGATGCTAGTCAAAACCCCCTATTTGAACCAAGTTAGTGGTTGGCCAAAAACTGGTCGTCATATCCTAGCTCAGTTTGATGATACATCCATAGTGGTCTACCAAGCCTTCTGTCCTGCTATTGGTCATTTTGCTAGCAAGCATGGCTATTTTGGAGGAGAGTTCAGGCTAAACCGCATGAGCTGGATTAAGCCCAACTTCCTATGGATGATGTATCGTTCAGGCTGGGGCACGAAAGCTGGACAAGAGGTAATCTTAGCTGTTTCGATTCAGCGTACTGCTTTCGAGACAATCCTAGCAGCAGCAGTTCATTCCCAGTTTGTACCAGATTTATACTCTAGTGAAACTGTCTGGAAACAAGCTCTTAAGCAATCATCTGTCCGGTTACAGTGGGATCCAGACCACGATCCATCAGGTAAGAAACTTGAACGACGTGCGATTCAGTTAGGACTACGCAACGAAGTACTTGCCCAGTACGCTCGTGATTGGATTATCAATATTGAAGATATCTCTGAATTCGTGCAGGAGCAATATCGCAATGTAAGGTCTAACAATTGGAATGACTTGATAACTCCCGATGAAGCAGTATATCCAGTCACCCAGTCTAATCTTGCGATCAAACTTGGCTTATCAGCTATTGAGTTGGAATAA
- a CDS encoding vWA domain-containing protein, with protein sequence MKTEERDLRLELLNSLLTTPHRKLEQVTELHQLMVEIDPIFYGHLAVWYENHGDVRDHKEVFLGHLLTSNLTEHRDAGFVMLQKFPPYQVARVVDFMKQQRNKVPRSARTAVRRYLKTREKTPALFDRAALRGRKAMKHLYASLHIKPSPRADAVLFKDHPPEGSLAWILKQLAKTETAAEQAQLIVEHKIPYTIAIGAVRSVTPTVLVALINSMTPQEVINNLKSLQGRGAMEHPQVKELIEAKLEQAQTSDRVSAFKAQVAAEAAQLDTQTLAKLKQVTNEQVKRKGTITKPTALLVDKSGSMDKAIEVGKRLAALISGITEAELFVYAFDTMPYPVKAQGKELSDWERAFRHIKAGGGTSIGCGLEVMRSRKQAVDQIILVTDEGENTAPYFGKVYKTYSRELGLMPNVIIVRVGYSYDWVETTLKQQEVPVETFTFAGDYYSLPNLVPLMTRPSRLDLLMEILDTPLPVRNDK encoded by the coding sequence ATGAAAACTGAAGAGCGTGACCTGCGTTTAGAATTACTAAACAGTTTATTAACTACACCCCATCGTAAGCTGGAGCAAGTGACAGAATTGCACCAACTGATGGTAGAAATTGACCCAATTTTTTACGGTCACTTAGCGGTTTGGTACGAAAATCATGGGGATGTCCGTGACCACAAAGAAGTGTTTCTAGGTCATTTGTTGACTAGCAATTTGACCGAACACCGAGATGCTGGCTTTGTGATGCTGCAAAAATTCCCACCCTACCAGGTGGCACGAGTAGTGGATTTTATGAAGCAGCAGCGCAATAAGGTGCCTCGTTCGGCTCGGACAGCAGTGCGGCGCTACCTTAAAACACGGGAAAAGACTCCAGCCTTGTTTGACCGAGCAGCATTGCGGGGTCGAAAGGCGATGAAGCATCTCTATGCTAGTTTACATATTAAGCCTAGCCCTAGAGCAGATGCAGTCTTATTTAAGGATCATCCTCCAGAAGGTTCTTTAGCTTGGATACTGAAGCAGTTAGCGAAAACGGAAACTGCTGCTGAACAGGCGCAATTGATTGTTGAACATAAGATTCCCTACACCATCGCCATTGGTGCTGTGCGCTCTGTCACTCCTACGGTGTTGGTAGCCCTAATTAATTCCATGACACCCCAAGAGGTAATTAATAATCTCAAATCCCTCCAAGGGCGGGGTGCGATGGAACACCCACAGGTCAAGGAGTTGATTGAGGCAAAGCTAGAACAGGCACAGACAAGCGATCGCGTTTCTGCGTTCAAGGCACAAGTTGCTGCTGAAGCTGCTCAGTTAGATACTCAAACTCTTGCTAAGTTAAAACAAGTTACCAATGAGCAAGTAAAGCGCAAAGGTACCATTACCAAGCCCACTGCTCTACTAGTGGACAAGTCCGGTTCAATGGACAAAGCCATTGAAGTTGGTAAGCGGCTGGCAGCCCTAATCTCTGGTATTACTGAAGCTGAGCTGTTTGTCTATGCCTTCGATACCATGCCTTACCCAGTTAAGGCTCAAGGAAAAGAGTTGAGTGACTGGGAACGTGCCTTCAGGCACATCAAAGCAGGGGGTGGGACTAGCATTGGTTGTGGTTTAGAAGTAATGCGCTCTCGAAAGCAGGCGGTTGACCAGATTATCTTGGTTACCGATGAAGGTGAAAACACAGCACCTTACTTTGGTAAAGTTTACAAGACCTACTCTCGTGAATTGGGATTGATGCCCAATGTGATTATTGTCCGAGTTGGTTACTCCTACGACTGGGTGGAAACTACACTGAAGCAGCAAGAGGTGCCAGTAGAAACCTTTACCTTTGCTGGAGATTACTATTCTCTACCAAACCTGGTTCCACTGATGACTCGTCCGTCACGGCTAGACTTATTGATGGAAATTTTGGATACACCGCTACCGGTGCGAAATGATAAATAG
- a CDS encoding ThiF family adenylyltransferase produces MSIFFHEQLYRSSEVMTQLRDYPVTVCGAGALGANITENLARSGFGKLKVIDCDRIEERNLSTQPYYRSDIGAHKAKILAHSLYQAVGVKLEAKVKELTTANSKQLLNNSTLVIDTFDNSVARQAVKDYCDNSQTPCLHVGLAEDYSEIIWNENYRVPSPVNDDVCDYPLARNLVLMTTAVATEVIIEFISTTKKLDFTFTLRDLTIKAI; encoded by the coding sequence ATGTCAATTTTTTTCCACGAACAACTCTACCGTAGCTCCGAAGTCATGACCCAGTTACGTGACTACCCCGTGACCGTGTGTGGTGCGGGAGCACTTGGAGCAAATATTACCGAAAATTTGGCTCGTTCAGGCTTTGGAAAGCTTAAGGTGATTGATTGCGATCGCATTGAAGAGCGCAATCTTTCTACCCAACCCTACTACCGCTCTGATATTGGTGCCCATAAAGCCAAAATCCTGGCTCATTCCCTCTACCAAGCGGTTGGGGTAAAATTGGAGGCTAAGGTCAAGGAATTAACCACAGCTAATAGCAAACAATTACTGAATAATTCTACTTTAGTCATTGACACCTTTGATAACAGTGTCGCTCGTCAAGCCGTAAAAGATTACTGTGATAATTCCCAAACCCCTTGTCTTCATGTTGGGTTAGCAGAAGACTACAGTGAGATAATTTGGAATGAAAATTATCGAGTACCTTCTCCAGTTAATGATGATGTTTGTGATTATCCATTAGCTCGGAATTTAGTGCTGATGACTACAGCAGTTGCTACTGAAGTCATCATTGAATTTATTAGCACAACCAAAAAACTGGACTTCACCTTCACCTTGAGAGATTTAACTATCAAGGCCATATAG